One Phaseolus vulgaris cultivar G19833 chromosome 11, P. vulgaris v2.0, whole genome shotgun sequence genomic window carries:
- the LOC137838262 gene encoding uncharacterized protein yields the protein MVLVGGSDAVRCKLFMSTLTGMAMDWFISLPNGHITSFQQLSWLFREQYLANRALPPVSYDLFDVKQYQGETLKEYINRFGAQVVKVGTTEEPMIVYAFRKGVCPRPFCESIIRNCPRTFAEIRRRAVEHITSKGEVCEKRTNVVPSRPRAQTRAQPVRVNETTTGRKKPEGRRPYEARKPQPRGPAGGNRPARERARPARYDFVVELKDLIAVPNIAERLRRSAKTDKVLGPRKDSWCEFHEAFGHHINNCLSLGYQLDELVRSGFLKDYIAEPATTVTLESLVEEQAHEMPVLGEVHTIAGGFSGGGPTASQRKKYARGVN from the coding sequence accttgacagggatggccatggattggttcatcagccttccaaacggccatatcacctccttccaGCAGCTGTCGTGGTTGTTTAGGGAGCAATACTTAGCGAACAGGGCCCTGCCGCCAGTTTCATATgacctgtttgatgtgaaacaatATCAAGGAGAGACCTTGAAGGAGTACATCAACCGTTTTGGGGCCCAagtagtaaaggttggtactacggaagagcccatgatcgtgtacgcattcagaaAGGGCGTGTGTCCCAGACCTTTTtgcgaatccatcattcgcaattGCCCCAGGACCTTCGCTGAAATAAGGCGTCGCGCGGTGGAGCATATCACCTCTAagggagaggtgtgtgagaagcgcaccaacgtcgtaccctcacgcccgagagcGCAGACGcgggctcaacccgtcagggtcaacgagaccacgacggggaggaagaagccagaagggagacgcccctatgaggcaagaaaaccccagcccaggggtccagcaggaggaaATCGCCCGGCAAGGGAAAGGGCCAGGCCAGCGAGGTACGACTTTGTAGTGGAATTGAAGGACCTAATTGCCGTACCCAATATAGCTGAAAGGTTGAGGCGATCGGCGAAGACTGATAAGGTGCTAGGGCCTCGCaaggactcttggtgcgagttccatgaAGCTTTCGGTCATCATATCAACAACTGCCTGTCGCTGGgataccagctagatgagttggtgagaagcgggtttttgaaggattacaTCGCAGAGCCCGCCACGACCGTGACCCTGGAATCACTAGTGGAAGaacaagcgcacgagatgcctgtccttggcgaagtccacaccattgctggtggCTTTTCCGGgggaggacccactgcctcccaacggaagaaatatgcgaggggggtcaattaa
- the LOC137823991 gene encoding protein unc-13 homolog, with the protein MGHHTRRESYPSATSSRLDYHLHSQRRLDTGTLSLPFGKLYGLDDDQVRETAYEIFFTSCRSSPGFGGRHALTFYSNHESNGSGGEGGKPSQVVTKPTSRVKKMLGLRMVKRSPSRRMVSNGGSSTPSSPVGAPGSPLSNSVPSFRPRRPMTAAEIMRQQMRVTEHDDNRLRKTLMRTLVGQMGRRAETIIIPLELIRHLKPSEFSDSHEYHNWQIRQLKVLEAGLLLHPLIPLEKTSTFATRLRDIVTNGESKPIDAGKNSDTMRTLCNSVVSLSWRTDNGTPADVCHWADGFPFNIHLYTSLLQSIFDVRDETLVLDEVDELLELMKKTWSSLGITLPIHNVCFAWVLFKQYVSTGQIEPDLLCASHGMLNEVENDAKREKESSYVKILSSVLTSMQGWAEKRLLNYHEYFQRGNAGQIENLVPVVLTALKILGEDLTLTDGGRGEKGGMAIVDFRDRIDSYIRSSMKHSFDKVLESVNAKSAESERRQEFSEVLLQMVQETEALMLKERHHFSPILKKWHSTAGAVAAMVLHSCFGKMLKRYVSEVSSLTTESVQVLQKSGKLEKVIVQMMVEDSSDCDDGGKTVIREMAPYDVDSVILSLLGKWIDDSLLKGKECLQAAKETETWNAKSKSESYAESAAELMKLATTTVEEFFQVPIAITEDLVQDLADGLENLFLDYMKFVASCGSKQSYIPMLPPLTRCNSDSTFTKLWKRAAPCSAGFDAHLRHINGRHEGHNPRPSTSRGTQRLYIRLNTLHYLLSKIHSLERTITLNPGVVPSNRLRFASNRKSSGSFFETVNLSIPVACQRVSEVAAFRLVFHDSTSVMYDSLYVGGVARGQMRAALRILKQNLTVMTTSITDRAQPLALKEVMKASYDAFLMVLLSGGNSRVFSRYDHEVIEEDFENLKRVFSNSVEGLIPENVVDGEAAVVEGVITLMSQSSEQLIEDLSIMSCESSGIGLIGNGQKLPMPPTTGKWNRSDPNTILRVLCHRNERAANLFLKKTFQLAKRR; encoded by the exons ATGGGTCACCACACCCGCCGCGAGTCCTACCCCTCCGCCACCTCCTCCCGCTTGGACTACCACCTCCACAGCCAGCGCCGCCTCGACACCGGCACCCTCTCCTTGCCCTTCGGCAAGCTATACGGCCTCGACGATGACCAAGTGAGGGAGACGGCCTACGAGATATTCTTCACGTCGTGCCGGTCCTCCCCGGGATTCGGGGGACGCCACGCCCTCACGTTTTATTCGAATCATGAGAGCAACGGAAGCGGAGGAGAAGGTGGGAAGCCGAGCCAGGTGGTGACGAAGCCGACGAGCAGGGTGAAGAAGATGTTGGGGTTGAGGATGGTGAAGAGGAGTCCTTCGCGGAGAATGGTCAGCAATGGCGGCTCCTCCACGCCCTCCTCGCCTGTCGGTGCCCCCGGCAGTCCTCTCTCGAACAGCGTGCCGTCGTTCAGGCCGCGGCGACCCATGACGGCGGCGGAGATCATGAGGCAGCAGATGAGGGTCACAGAGCACGATGATAATAGGTTGAGGAAAACCCTCATGAGGACCCTCGTGGGCCAA ATGGGAAGGCGTGCAGAAACTATTATCATCCCCTTGGAACTGATACGTCACCTAAAGCCCTCAGAATTCAGTGATTCCCATGAGTACCATAATTGGCAAATTCGACAGCTCAAAGTCCTTGAAGCAGGGCTTCTCCTCCACCCATTAATCCCTCTAGAAAAGACCAGCACATTTGCCACGCGTCTCAGGGACATTGTAACAAATGGGGAGTCCAAACCTATTGACGCTGGCAAGAACTCAGACACCATGAGAACCCTTTGCAATTCTGTTGTTTCCTTGTCATGGAGGACCGACAATGGTACTCCCGCTGATGTTTGCCACTGGGCTGATGGTTTCCCTTTCAACATTCACCTCTATACATCTCTTCTTCAATCCATTTTTGATGTCAGGGATGAAACACTAGTGCTAGATGAGGTTGATGAGCTACTTGAGTTGATGAAGAAAACTTGGTCTTCATTGGGGATCACCTTGCCAATTCACAATGTATGCTTCGCTTGGGTGCTGTTTAAGCAGTACGTAAGCACTGGCCAGATTGAACCTGACCTTCTTTGTGCCTCACACGGCATGTTGAATGAGGTGGAAAATGATGctaagagagaaaaggaatCTTCGTATGTTAAGATACTATCGTCAGTGCTGACCTCAATGCAGGGTTGGGCAGAGAAGAGATTGCTTAACTACCATGAGTATTTCCAACGAGGGAATGCTGGTCAAATCGAAAACCTTGTACCTGTGGTGTTGACAGCCTTAAAGATTTTAGGTGAAGATCTGACATTGACAGATGGAGGAAGGGGGGAGAAAGGAGGCATGGCCATAGTGGATTTCAGAGACCGTATTGATAGTTATATTCGTTCTTCCATGAAACATTCATTTGATAAG GTATTAGAGTCAGTGAATGCCAAGTCTGCTGAATCTGAAAGAAGGCAAGAATTCAGTGAAGTTCTGCTCCAAATGGTTCAGGAGACTGAGGCGTTGATGCTGAAGGAAAGACATCATTTTAGTCCAATTCTAAAGAAATGGCATTCAACAGCAGGCGCAGTTGCAGCAATGGTGCTGCACTCCTGCTTTGGTAAAATGCTGAAGCGGTATGTAAGTGAAGTGAGCTCACTGACAACTGAGTCAGTTCAGGTGTTGCAAAAGTCTGGAAAGCTAGAAAAGGTAATTGTCCAAATGATGGTTGAAGACTCTAGTGACTGCGACGATGGAGGCAAAACAGTAATCAGAGAAATGGCTCCTTATGATGTTGATTCAGTCATATTGAGTCTTCTAGGAAAATGGATAGATGATTCATTGCTCAAAGGCAAAGAGTGTTTGCAGGCGGCAAAAGAAACTGAA ACGTGGAATGCAAAGTCGAAATCAGAGTCATATGCAGAATCAGCTGCGGAGCTAATGAAATTGGCCACGACAACTGTGGAAGAATTCTTCCAAGTTCCAATTGCAATTACTGAAGATTTAGTTCAAGATCTTGCTGATGGATTGGAAAACCTCTTCCTCGACTACATGAAGTTTGTTGCTTCATGTG GTTCGAAACAAAGTTACATTCCCATGCTTCCCCCGCTGACCAGATGCAACAGCGACTCAACGTTCACGAAACTATGGAAGAGAGCTGCTCCATGCAGTGCTGGTTTTGACGCTCATCTTCGACACATTAATGGAAGACACGAAGGTCACAATCCTCGACCATCAACTAGCCGTGGAACACAACGCCTCTACATTCGTCTCAACACCTTGCATTATCTCCTTTCTAAAATTCATTCTCTCGAGAGAACAATCACCTTGAACCCCGGAGTTGTTCCTTCAAATCGCCTTCGCTTTGCAAGCAACCGCAAGAGTTCTGGTTCCTTCTTTGAAACAGTAAACTTATCCATTCCAGTAGCCTGTCAACGTGTCTCAGAAGTTGCTGCATTTCGTCTTGTATTTCATGACTCAACCTCTGTGATGTATGATAGCCTCTACGTGGGTGGTGTTGCAAGAGGTCAAATGAGAGCTGCACTGAGAATTCTCAAGCAGAATCTCACAGTAATGACTACAAGTATCACAGACAGGGCTCAACCATTGGCATTGAAGGAAGTGATGAAGGCCTCATATGATGCATTCCTTATGGTTTTGCTTAGTGGTGGAAACTCACGGGTGTTTAGCCGATATGACCACGAGGTCATCGAAGAGGACTTTGAGAATTTGAAGAGAGTTTTCAGCAACAGTGTTGAGGGGTTGATACCAGAGAATGTAGTGGATGGAGAGGCTGCAGTGGTGGAAGGAGTGATTACATTGATGAGTCAAAGTAGTGAACAATTGATAGAAGATTTGAGCATTATGAGCTGTGAGTCAAGTGGGATAGGTTTGATAGGTAATGGACAAAAGTTGCCAATGCCTCCTACTACGGGAAAGTGGAATAGATCAGACCCCAACACAATATTGAGGGTTTTGTGCCACAGAAATGAGCGAGCAGCAAATCTTTTCTTGAAGAAAACATTCCAATTAGCAAAGAGGagataa